A region from the Corylus avellana chromosome ca7, CavTom2PMs-1.0 genome encodes:
- the LOC132188769 gene encoding probable complex I intermediate-associated protein 30 isoform X2 has protein sequence MPPTERYIFNFNSKEELKKWHLYSDSEYGGLSSASLEIKESDNGNSGIFCGNLSLDVTEGSKWKITRSGFCGMRSKKFDGFIDLDAYDTIALKLKGDGRCYISTIYTENWVNSPGQQEDNSWQSFVFVPKDNWYIAKIPLARYLPTWRGNVIDAEMEMNPSRILGMSLSVNAEGGVPGARSGPGDFRVEIDWIKALRTQ, from the exons ATGCCTCCTACAGAAagatatatattcaattttaattcaaaGGAAGAACTAAAAAAGTGGCATCTATATTCAGATTCTGAATATGGAG GTTTGTCCTCAGCGTCTTTGGAGATCAAAGAATCTGATAATGGAAACAGTG GGATTTTCTGTGGGAACCTTTCCTTGGATGTTACTGAGGGTTCAAAATGGAAAATTACTCGCAGTGGCTTCTGTGGAATGCGGTCCAAAAAG TTTGATGGCTTCATTGATTTGGATGCATATGATACAATAGCCCTAAAGCTTAAAGGAGATGGAAGATGCTACATATCTACT ATCTATACAGAAAATTGGGTCAATTCACCTGGACAACAGGAAGATAACTCATggcaatcttttgtttttgtaccCAAAGACAATTGGTATATTGCGAAG ATTCCCCTTGCTCGATATTTACCAACATGGAGAGGGAACGTTATAGATGCAGAAATGGAAATGAATCCATCTCGTATTCTTGGAATGTCTCTGTCTGTTAATGCTGAAGGAGGAGTGCCAGGCGCAAGATCTGGACCGGGCGATTTCAGGGTTGAAATTGATTGGATCAAGGCGTTGAGAACACAATAA
- the LOC132188769 gene encoding probable complex I intermediate-associated protein 30 isoform X1, with product MSRFRALLQSSLNATKKALTWNVEDLMPPTERYIFNFNSKEELKKWHLYSDSEYGGLSSASLEIKESDNGNSGIFCGNLSLDVTEGSKWKITRSGFCGMRSKKFDGFIDLDAYDTIALKLKGDGRCYISTIYTENWVNSPGQQEDNSWQSFVFVPKDNWYIAKIPLARYLPTWRGNVIDAEMEMNPSRILGMSLSVNAEGGVPGARSGPGDFRVEIDWIKALRTQ from the exons ATGTCCAGGTTTCGAGCATTGTTGCAATCTTCTCTGAATGCAACAAAGAAAG CTCTCACGTGGAATGTTGAAGACTTGATGCCTCCTACAGAAagatatatattcaattttaattcaaaGGAAGAACTAAAAAAGTGGCATCTATATTCAGATTCTGAATATGGAG GTTTGTCCTCAGCGTCTTTGGAGATCAAAGAATCTGATAATGGAAACAGTG GGATTTTCTGTGGGAACCTTTCCTTGGATGTTACTGAGGGTTCAAAATGGAAAATTACTCGCAGTGGCTTCTGTGGAATGCGGTCCAAAAAG TTTGATGGCTTCATTGATTTGGATGCATATGATACAATAGCCCTAAAGCTTAAAGGAGATGGAAGATGCTACATATCTACT ATCTATACAGAAAATTGGGTCAATTCACCTGGACAACAGGAAGATAACTCATggcaatcttttgtttttgtaccCAAAGACAATTGGTATATTGCGAAG ATTCCCCTTGCTCGATATTTACCAACATGGAGAGGGAACGTTATAGATGCAGAAATGGAAATGAATCCATCTCGTATTCTTGGAATGTCTCTGTCTGTTAATGCTGAAGGAGGAGTGCCAGGCGCAAGATCTGGACCGGGCGATTTCAGGGTTGAAATTGATTGGATCAAGGCGTTGAGAACACAATAA